Proteins co-encoded in one Prevotella sp. E13-27 genomic window:
- a CDS encoding GxxExxY protein → MENFIYKQETHDIIGAAMAVHRYFGCGFTEKVYQDALEQELLALKIPFVREQPIHANYRNVQLKTQFVPDFICYDKIIVELKAVNELDDIHRSQAINYAKVAGYEVAMLINFGNTSLEFERFAISARHRGISEIQK, encoded by the coding sequence ATGGAAAATTTTATTTATAAGCAGGAAACACATGACATTATCGGTGCAGCAATGGCTGTACATAGATATTTTGGATGTGGGTTTACTGAGAAAGTGTATCAGGATGCACTTGAGCAGGAATTGCTTGCACTTAAAATTCCATTTGTGCGTGAGCAACCAATACATGCAAATTATCGCAACGTTCAGTTGAAAACACAATTCGTTCCCGATTTTATCTGTTACGACAAGATTATAGTTGAATTGAAAGCGGTAAATGAATTGGATGATATACATCGCTCACAAGCCATTAACTATGCAAAGGTTGCAGGTTATGAAGTCGCTATGCTTATCAATTTTGGCAACACGTCATTAGAATTTGAGCGTTTTGCGATCTCTGCAAGACATAGAGGAATCAGTGAAATCCAAAAATAA
- the pta gene encoding phosphate acetyltransferase, producing the protein MGLIEQIIARAKSNKQRIVLPEAEEERTLCAADRVLADDIADLILIGNPEKVHALAKEKGLTNIDKATLIDPLNYEKSEEMAQLLTKLREKKGMTIEKARELVKDPLYLGCMIIKTEGADGQISGALSTTGETLRPALQIIKCAPGITCVSGAMLMITDKPEYGENGVLVFGDVAVTPMPDANQLSQIAVCTAQTAKSVAGFADPRVAMLSFSTKGSASHEVVDKVVEATKLAKELDPSLKIDGELQADAALVPSVGTKKAPGSEIAGKANVLVMPCLEVGNIAYKLVQRLAGATAIGPILQGIARPVNDLSRGCSVEDIYYLVAITACQAMDAKK; encoded by the coding sequence ATGGGATTAATTGAACAGATTATTGCGCGTGCTAAGAGCAACAAGCAGCGCATCGTACTCCCCGAAGCAGAAGAGGAGCGCACACTTTGTGCTGCCGACCGTGTATTGGCAGACGACATTGCCGACCTTATCCTTATCGGTAACCCAGAGAAGGTTCACGCTCTTGCAAAAGAGAAGGGTCTGACAAACATTGACAAGGCAACACTCATCGACCCGCTGAACTATGAGAAGAGCGAAGAGATGGCACAGCTGCTCACCAAACTGCGTGAGAAGAAGGGTATGACCATCGAGAAGGCTCGCGAGTTGGTAAAGGATCCTCTCTATCTTGGTTGTATGATCATCAAGACCGAGGGTGCCGACGGTCAGATCTCAGGTGCGCTCTCTACAACAGGTGAGACACTGCGTCCTGCTCTGCAGATTATCAAGTGCGCTCCTGGCATCACATGCGTCAGCGGTGCAATGCTTATGATTACCGACAAACCCGAGTATGGTGAGAATGGTGTATTGGTATTTGGCGACGTTGCCGTAACTCCAATGCCCGATGCTAACCAGCTTAGTCAGATTGCCGTTTGCACAGCACAGACAGCAAAGTCTGTTGCAGGCTTTGCAGACCCACGCGTAGCAATGCTCAGCTTCTCTACAAAGGGTAGCGCTTCTCACGAGGTTGTTGACAAGGTGGTAGAAGCTACTAAGCTGGCTAAGGAGCTTGACCCATCACTGAAGATTGATGGTGAGCTGCAGGCTGATGCCGCCCTCGTTCCATCTGTAGGCACGAAGAAGGCTCCTGGTTCAGAGATTGCCGGTAAGGCTAACGTACTGGTTATGCCTTGCCTCGAGGTAGGAAACATCGCTTATAAGCTGGTTCAGCGTCTCGCTGGTGCTACTGCTATCGGTCCTATCCTTCAGGGTATCGCTCGTCCTGTCAACGACCTGAGCCGTGGTTGCTCTGTAGAGGACATCTACTACCTCGTTGCCATCACTGCTTGTCAGGCAATGGACGCCAAGAAGTAA
- a CDS encoding acetate/propionate family kinase, with translation MKILVLNCGSSSIKYALYNMDDKSVMTSGGAERVGLDGAFVKVKLANGEKKQIMHDIPEHTEGVKFIFSLLTDPEIGVIKDLKEIDAVGHRMVHGGEKFNKSVLLTDEVLAAFEAVSDLAPLHNPANLKGVNAVKELMPGLPQVGVFDTAFHQTMPAKAYMYAIPYEYYEKYGVRRYGFHGTSHRYVSARALEFLGMKTEGTKVITCHIGNGGSIAAVVDGKCIDTSMGLTPLEGLVMGTRSGDIDGGAVTFLQKKLGLDADGMSNLLNKKSGVAGITGGSSDMRDVENAAKAGEPRAVLAQDMYFYRIKKYIGAYAAAMGGVDVIVFTAGVGENQIGMRSAVCEGLEFLGVKFDDAKNQVRGEEAIISADDSKVKVVVIPTDEELMIATDTMNLL, from the coding sequence ATGAAAATATTAGTATTGAATTGCGGTTCATCGTCAATCAAGTACGCTTTGTACAACATGGACGATAAGAGTGTGATGACAAGCGGTGGCGCAGAGCGCGTAGGTCTTGACGGCGCTTTCGTTAAGGTGAAGCTCGCTAACGGCGAGAAGAAGCAGATTATGCACGACATACCCGAGCATACAGAGGGTGTGAAGTTCATCTTCTCTTTGCTCACCGATCCAGAGATTGGTGTTATCAAGGATTTGAAGGAGATTGATGCCGTAGGTCACCGCATGGTGCACGGCGGCGAGAAGTTCAACAAGTCTGTGCTCCTCACCGACGAGGTGCTGGCTGCATTTGAGGCTGTCAGCGACTTGGCCCCACTGCACAACCCTGCAAACCTGAAGGGTGTCAACGCTGTTAAGGAGCTTATGCCTGGTCTGCCACAGGTAGGCGTGTTCGACACTGCTTTCCATCAGACCATGCCTGCCAAGGCATATATGTATGCTATTCCTTACGAGTATTACGAGAAGTATGGTGTTCGCCGCTATGGCTTCCACGGAACCTCTCACCGCTATGTATCTGCACGCGCGTTAGAGTTCCTCGGCATGAAGACTGAAGGTACCAAGGTCATCACCTGTCACATCGGTAATGGCGGTTCTATCGCAGCTGTCGTTGACGGAAAGTGCATAGATACGTCAATGGGTCTCACCCCACTTGAAGGTCTTGTCATGGGTACACGCTCTGGCGACATCGACGGTGGCGCAGTCACCTTCCTTCAGAAGAAGCTCGGTCTCGATGCCGATGGTATGAGCAACCTGCTCAACAAGAAGAGTGGTGTTGCCGGTATCACAGGAGGCTCAAGCGACATGCGCGACGTGGAAAATGCAGCCAAGGCTGGTGAGCCACGTGCCGTACTGGCTCAGGACATGTATTTCTATCGCATAAAGAAATACATCGGTGCATACGCTGCTGCTATGGGCGGTGTTGACGTTATCGTGTTCACTGCCGGCGTAGGTGAGAACCAGATAGGCATGCGTTCTGCCGTATGCGAAGGTCTGGAGTTCCTCGGTGTGAAGTTCGACGATGCAAAGAATCAGGTTCGCGGCGAAGAGGCAATCATCTCTGCCGACGACTCAAAAGTAAAGGTTGTAGTCATTCCTACCGACGAGGAGCTGATGATTGCCACCGACACTATGAACCTCCTGTAA
- a CDS encoding 2-oxoacid:acceptor oxidoreductase subunit alpha, producing MAENLEVKELNQVVVRFSGDSGDGMQLAGNIFSTVSATVGNGISTFPDYPADIRAPQGSLTGVSGFQVHIGAGKVYTPGDKCDVLVAMNAAALKTQYRYAKPGATIIIDTDSFGPKDLEKAQFSSEDYLGEMGIDPDHVIQCPLTTMVKDCLADTGMDNKSMLKCRNMFALGLVCWLFDRDLELVGNFLREKFAKKPAIAEANIKVIQAGYDYGHNTHSSTINRYRVESKEKKPGRYMDITGNKATAYGFIAAAEKAGLRLYLGSYPITPATDVLHELSKHKSCGVITVQCEDEISGCASALGASFAGALGVTSTSGPGICLKSEAMNLAVIMELPLVVLDVQRGGPATGLPTKSEQTDLLQALFGRNGESPMPVMAATSPTDCFDAAYQAAKIALEHMTPVVLLTDAFIANGSGAFRLPEMAKLDAINPPYVPEELKGKWTPYMRAENGTRYWAVPGREGFTHILGGLEKDSETGAISTNPENHDLMTRLRQQKIDNIQVPDLEVDGDVQDANLLIVGFGSTYGHLHSAMDELRAKGYKVAQAQFKYLNPLPKNTADVLKKYKKVVVAEQNMGQLAAYLRMKVDGFVPYQFNQVKGQPFVVEELVNAFEEIINK from the coding sequence ATGGCTGAAAATTTGGAAGTGAAAGAGCTCAACCAGGTGGTTGTGCGTTTTTCAGGCGACTCCGGTGATGGCATGCAGCTTGCCGGAAACATCTTTTCTACCGTCTCAGCTACGGTAGGTAACGGTATCTCAACATTCCCCGACTATCCAGCAGACATCCGCGCCCCGCAAGGTTCACTGACGGGTGTCAGCGGTTTCCAGGTGCACATCGGCGCAGGCAAGGTCTATACCCCTGGCGATAAGTGCGACGTACTGGTAGCCATGAATGCTGCCGCACTGAAAACACAGTATCGCTATGCTAAGCCCGGTGCAACAATCATCATCGACACCGACTCGTTTGGTCCGAAAGACCTTGAGAAAGCTCAGTTCAGCAGTGAGGACTATCTTGGCGAGATGGGCATAGACCCCGACCACGTAATCCAGTGTCCACTCACCACAATGGTTAAGGACTGTCTTGCTGACACCGGCATGGACAACAAGTCAATGCTGAAGTGCCGCAATATGTTCGCCCTCGGACTCGTTTGCTGGCTCTTCGACCGCGACCTCGAGCTCGTTGGCAACTTCCTGCGCGAGAAGTTCGCAAAGAAGCCTGCCATTGCCGAAGCAAACATCAAGGTAATCCAGGCTGGCTATGACTACGGTCATAACACCCACTCTTCTACCATCAACCGCTACCGCGTGGAGTCAAAGGAGAAGAAGCCGGGTCGTTATATGGACATCACAGGTAACAAGGCTACAGCCTATGGTTTCATCGCAGCTGCCGAGAAAGCAGGCCTGCGTCTCTACCTGGGTTCTTATCCTATCACTCCTGCTACCGACGTGCTCCACGAGCTCTCTAAGCACAAGTCATGCGGTGTGATTACCGTACAGTGCGAGGATGAGATTTCTGGTTGCGCCTCAGCACTCGGTGCTTCATTCGCAGGTGCACTCGGTGTTACCTCAACCTCTGGTCCTGGCATCTGTCTGAAGAGCGAGGCAATGAACCTGGCTGTTATCATGGAGCTTCCATTGGTTGTTCTCGATGTACAGCGTGGTGGTCCAGCTACTGGTCTGCCAACCAAGAGTGAGCAGACCGACCTGCTGCAGGCACTGTTCGGCCGTAACGGTGAGAGCCCAATGCCAGTGATGGCAGCAACAAGTCCCACAGACTGCTTCGATGCTGCTTATCAGGCTGCAAAGATAGCACTGGAGCACATGACTCCCGTAGTACTGCTCACCGATGCCTTCATCGCTAACGGCTCAGGCGCTTTCCGCCTGCCAGAGATGGCAAAGCTCGATGCTATCAATCCTCCATACGTTCCTGAGGAGCTGAAGGGTAAGTGGACTCCATATATGCGTGCTGAGAACGGCACCCGCTACTGGGCTGTTCCTGGTCGTGAGGGATTCACTCACATCCTCGGCGGACTTGAGAAGGACTCTGAGACAGGTGCTATCTCTACCAACCCAGAGAACCACGACCTGATGACTCGTCTGCGCCAGCAGAAGATTGACAACATCCAGGTGCCCGACCTCGAGGTTGACGGCGACGTACAGGATGCCAACCTGCTGATCGTAGGCTTCGGTTCTACTTACGGCCACCTGCACTCTGCTATGGACGAACTCCGTGCTAAGGGTTACAAGGTAGCTCAGGCTCAGTTCAAGTATCTGAACCCACTGCCAAAGAACACTGCCGACGTACTGAAGAAGTACAAGAAAGTAGTTGTAGCCGAGCAAAACATGGGTCAGCTCGCTGCTTACCTCCGCATGAAGGTCGACGGCTTCGTACCTTACCAGTTCAACCAGGTCAAGGGTCAGCCATTCGTAGTAGAAGAACTTGTCAACGCCTTCGAAGAGATTATCAACAAGTAA
- a CDS encoding C-GCAxxG-C-C family protein codes for MTDNELDERVAHAVEYFMQGYGCCQSVVAAFSDIYGLDETLAKKIAAGFGGGVGRLRMMCGAVSGIVMLVGLDCGQTEGSDREGKSACYKVVQDLLAKSKEDNGSLICAEILGIKGYEKAPCSYVASERTAEYYKSRPCAAKVESAARIFANYLKEKSCKANDKEAERAKACSSRPFSA; via the coding sequence ATGACAGACAACGAATTAGACGAAAGAGTAGCCCATGCGGTGGAATACTTCATGCAGGGATATGGCTGCTGCCAGAGTGTGGTGGCCGCATTTTCAGATATTTACGGACTTGACGAGACCCTCGCAAAAAAGATTGCCGCTGGTTTTGGCGGAGGCGTTGGTCGCCTACGTATGATGTGCGGAGCAGTATCAGGCATAGTGATGCTCGTGGGACTTGACTGCGGCCAGACGGAAGGCAGCGACCGAGAGGGGAAGTCAGCCTGTTACAAGGTGGTGCAAGACCTTCTGGCAAAGTCGAAGGAGGATAACGGCAGCCTCATTTGTGCTGAGATTCTCGGCATAAAGGGCTACGAGAAAGCCCCGTGCAGCTATGTCGCCTCTGAACGCACAGCCGAGTACTATAAGTCACGTCCCTGTGCTGCGAAGGTAGAGAGTGCAGCCCGCATCTTTGCCAACTATCTGAAAGAGAAATCATGTAAGGCAAACGACAAAGAAGCCGAAAGAGCCAAAGCCTGTAGCAGCAGGCCATTCTCCGCGTGA